The DNA segment CAAGGTCGCCAAGACTCGCGTGCTCGTACTGCCCGCAGAAGCCTAAAGCTTTGCAGACAGCATTTCTCCGGGCAGGAGACGCTCCCTGGAGCGCCTCCTGCCCGTTTTTTGCGTTTCCAAGTTTCGGCAATCGGGGAGAAAAGGGGTAATACCATGCGTTTTGTTGATGAAGCACTCATTCTGGTCCGCTCTGGCAAGGGTGGTAACGGATGCGCGAGTCTGCGTCGTGAGGCCAATGTTCCCAAAGGTGGTCCTGATGGCGGTGATGGAGGCAAAGGTGGCGACGTCATCTTTCGCGGTTCGAACCGTCTGATGAGCCTCTATGACTTCCGCCTCCATCGTCACTATTTTGCCCGCAATGGGGAAAGCGGCATGGGCAGAGATCGTTATGGTAAAGCTGCCGAGGATCTGTATGTGGATCTCCCTGTGGGGACTCTCATCTATGAGGTGACCGAGCATGACGATGGCAACACAAGTGAAAAGCTTATTGCCGATCTTGTGAATGATGGCACTGAAATAGTCATCTGTGAAGGAGGCAAAGGCGGCCGTGGCAACCTGCATTTCAAGTCATCCACAAACCGTACCCCTCGCGTTGCCGAATCGGGATTTCCTGGAGAGGAAAAACGGATTCGCCTGGAACTGAAAATCTTGGCGGACGTTGGACTCCTTGGCCTCCCGAGTGCAGGCAAATCCACATTTATTTCCAAAATTTCGGCAGCCCGGCCCAAAATTGCTGCATATCCCTTCACGACACTGGTCCCCAATCTCGGTGTCATTGAAAATGAAGATTTCGAACGGATGGTTATTGCTGACATCCCCGGTCTTATCGAAGGAGCCAGCGAAGGGCGTGGACTGGGCATCCAATTCCTGAAACATGTCGAGCGAAATCGATTTCTCGTCCATATCCTCGCAGTGGAAGATCTCAATAGAGATGCTCCTACGGACGGATACGATATGCTCAATCAGGAGTTATGCGAATACAGCGCGGAACTGGGCAAAAAAACTCAGATCAAGGTCATCAATAAAATTGACACACTTGACGAGGATGAACTTGCAGACCTCAAGGAGAAAGTGACTGCTTCCAGTGAAAAAGTTTTCTTTATCTCAGCCCTCACAGGTGAAGGTGTTGATGAACTTCTAGCCGAAATGTGGCGACACCTGTCCCTGCTCAGCGAGAAAGAAGCCGCAGAAGAAGCCGAAGCTTAATCCCACTTCTTCCTGTAGTCGAAATGAACACGGTTTACTGCCTGCTTCGTGTTTTTTTCCTGATTCATGGAACCGGTTGTCTCTCGGAATGCATCCAGAGTCAGTTCCGTCTCCGACGCCATACCACTGGCTGCCGCATCAGCATCGGTATCCAATTCCAGAATTCCGGCATCAATGGTAATGGAGGTTGTGACCTGTTGTCCTTCCAATCCCTGCACCATCACCGAGTGGGTTTCCAACGTATCCGAACCATGGCCGACATCTATGCTCTCGCGCATGCTCATGGATTGCCTGCCTGTTAAATTCCCGTCCTTGAAATCTTCCCGAACATGTGATGTCTTTCGGAGAACACCGGGACTTTCATTCTCTGTCAGCGCATGGCCTTTCTCAAAATAAAGGGCACGCTCACGTTGGAAGAATGAGGATTCATGGGCTTCCTGTGTGTCTTTTTGACGCATCACCATCTCACCATCACGGTATATCTCATCTGTCCAAGAAATCGAGTAGGGTTGATTCGGACTG comes from the Pseudodesulfovibrio piezophilus C1TLV30 genome and includes:
- the obgE gene encoding GTPase ObgE, whose protein sequence is MRFVDEALILVRSGKGGNGCASLRREANVPKGGPDGGDGGKGGDVIFRGSNRLMSLYDFRLHRHYFARNGESGMGRDRYGKAAEDLYVDLPVGTLIYEVTEHDDGNTSEKLIADLVNDGTEIVICEGGKGGRGNLHFKSSTNRTPRVAESGFPGEEKRIRLELKILADVGLLGLPSAGKSTFISKISAARPKIAAYPFTTLVPNLGVIENEDFERMVIADIPGLIEGASEGRGLGIQFLKHVERNRFLVHILAVEDLNRDAPTDGYDMLNQELCEYSAELGKKTQIKVINKIDTLDEDELADLKEKVTASSEKVFFISALTGEGVDELLAEMWRHLSLLSEKEAAEEAEA